TGATGACAACAGTATTCTTAACGAAGATATAGCCAATAGTGCAGCGGTAGATGGTTCAAAAATAAATCCTGTTTTTACCTCAAATGTCAGCACTACCGGAACTCTATTTGTACAAGGATCAATTACTACCGGTACAGATGGTTTAGTTCATCCAGATTATGTATTCCAACAATATTTCCTTGGCAAATCAGAATTAAAAGCAGACTATAAATTCACTACTTTGGAGGAAATTGAAAAATTTGTCAAGCAAAATAACCATTTACCCGGTATAAAATCCGCCAAACAGGTCAAAGAAGATGGTTTATGGAATCTTAGTAAATCCAATATTCAAAACCTTGAAAAAATCGAAGAACTGTTCCTGCATACCATTGAACAGGAGAAAAAGATTAAGAATTTAACTTCAGAAAATAAAGAGTTGTACAAAAAATTAGAAACGTTGCAAAATGACGTAGCGGCTATAAAACAACTATTAGAAAGCAAAAACGAATAGTGAAGAGCTTTTTATACATACCACTCTTATTATTAACGGCTGTTGTAAGCGGTCAAACCGCCCTGTACAATAACGGCAACATCCGTATACATGAGGAGGGCAATTTGGGATTTCATACGGACTTGATTAACGATTCCCCTTTTGACGATAATAGTGGCCTGGCAGGGTTTTATGGGTCGGCCATTACGGTTTCGGGTTCCGTGGTACCCTTGTTCTTTGATGTGGAAAGTGGCACTGACAATGGTCTTTTTATGGAGTTGGGCATCGATAATGCCAACAACACCCTTTTCATTACCGGAAATATCCTTACCCCAAGAACACAACCCAATGTCTATTACAATTTTTTAGAAAACGGGTTTTATGTAGGAGAGCGAAATCTTTCTAAAATAGATGGCTATGCGGGCATCACCAACCAACAGAATTTTATCTTTCCGGTTGGGGACGACCAACAGCTCAGACCCTTGGTGCTAAACTCACAAAGCGCAAATCTGACCGCAAAATGTGCCTATTTCTTTGAGAATACGGAGAATCCGGTTTCGTTAAGCGGTAGTTTTAACGTGGACGAACTGGACCTTGACCTTGAATTTGTAAGTCCGTTGGAATTCTGGCGTTTGGAAGGTAGTGTAACCTCTACCGTGAGTCTAAGTTGGAATGCTAGAAGCGATATCAGCGCTCTTACCGATGATGCCACCAAGGTCGTAGTTGCAGGTTGGAGCAAAGTAAGTAACCGTTGGATTAACTTGGGAGGCAACCCGGTTTTAGGAAGCTTGGAAGAAGGTTTTGTAACGTCGGAGGCTTTTATTCCGGACGATTACGAAATCATTACCCTGGGTGTTTCCAAAATTCCGTTCGAACCTCTGGAAAGAGAAGTATTAAGTTTGGATAACTACTTTGTATCCCCCAATGGAGACGGTATTAACGATACGTTCTTTATTCCGGAATTATTGCAATCGCCCAACAATGAGGTGCGTATTTATGACCGCTACGGACTCAAAGTTTTTGAGCTAGATAATTATACGGATGAATTTGCTGGATTTTCCAATGTAAACAATTTTGTTATCCAAAGAGATGACGGACTTCCAGTAGGTGTTTATTTCTACACTATTTACATGGTCGACTTGGACCTCAACTACCAAGGTTTTCTTTATTTAGCGCGATAAAAAATTTTAGACTACCCTGCTCGTGCTATTTTAAACCTTCAGTCTTTCAATTATTACTATTTTCTGGCAAAAAGAACGAGATGTATAATTAATTCCTCTATTTACGACAATGCTAAATTAACTTTTGCGTTACATATAGTACTAAGCTTTTAGGAGAGTGTACCCACAATGAATCCAGAATTATTTGTTTAATTTTAAACCATACATCAACTTGAGCAGTAATAAGACTGTATAATTAATTCAAAACGAAGCGTCCGAAATCTATGAAACGAAGATTCTTTATCAAAAAAAGTGGAGCTACCGGCTTAGTTATCGCTTTAGCACCTACATTATTAGTGAATCAAGATGGAGAATATTCCGTTGTAGAATTGATGGGTAAATCCGATATCCAACTTTACGGAAAGGACATCAACTTAAGAAAGGAGGCGCACGATGCATTTTTGGAAATGAAAAAAGCCGCATACAATGATGGTATCGATTTGAAAATCGTTTCCAGCTACAGAAATTTCCAGCGCCAGGAACGCATTTTTGAAAGGAAGTTTATTACTTATACCGACGAGGGAATGGAACCTCTCGCGGCAATCG
This sequence is a window from Maribacter aestuarii. Protein-coding genes within it:
- a CDS encoding gliding motility-associated C-terminal domain-containing protein codes for the protein MKSFLYIPLLLLTAVVSGQTALYNNGNIRIHEEGNLGFHTDLINDSPFDDNSGLAGFYGSAITVSGSVVPLFFDVESGTDNGLFMELGIDNANNTLFITGNILTPRTQPNVYYNFLENGFYVGERNLSKIDGYAGITNQQNFIFPVGDDQQLRPLVLNSQSANLTAKCAYFFENTENPVSLSGSFNVDELDLDLEFVSPLEFWRLEGSVTSTVSLSWNARSDISALTDDATKVVVAGWSKVSNRWINLGGNPVLGSLEEGFVTSEAFIPDDYEIITLGVSKIPFEPLEREVLSLDNYFVSPNGDGINDTFFIPELLQSPNNEVRIYDRYGLKVFELDNYTDEFAGFSNVNNFVIQRDDGLPVGVYFYTIYMVDLDLNYQGFLYLAR